TGACGTCTAGATGCCTTATCGGTATAAGTGCAGCTCTCGCTACCAATGTATTGTCAcggttgtcttttttttttgggggagtcGTTGCATAGAATTTGCTAATTTGCTCGCTAATACTGCCTACTGTCCGTACTAGTAATTGCGCTACTGGTGGAGTCACACTGTGCTACCGATACAAACTAGGTCCCTAATAGGGGTTTCTTGGGGGCTAAGGTTGCTGTGACGCTACTCCGTGCTACAAGTTTATGTAATACTATCACCGTATTGTCTTACAGACCAAAAACTGCCAGTAGGTAAAGCTGCGCTTCTGTCGACCTGCTCTGGttccttctattttttttttttttggcaaacacTATTCCTTCCCGTACGTCTTGTTGGTTCTCTCCCGGAGTTGTTGACTACGTTACACGTAACAATTGGAAAACATTCGTCCCGTGGACGGGAAACGAATCAACGGGGCGCAGTCCCTTTTCTTTTGCGAACGATCCTTAATCCGCTTCGCCCGTCTCGCACACTACGGGGAAAGGTACCTAATTTCGAGGCTTGCCGAACGTTTAAAAAGAACGCGACAAGAACAATTATCTAACTACCTCGCTACCCTGCACCGTTGcaccgaaaaaaggaaacaaatataCTGAGGAAGGTGCCCGAAAAAGCCCTACTTCCCGAATCGGTGGTTTTTTCCTTTAGTTATGTGACGCTCTTTTtctgacacacacacgcacacacacacacacaaaggggCTTCTCTTTTTTCAACTTGTAGCAGCCAAACAGTGCCGTACCCGCGGGACCGTTGCGGACAAATTGTGGTGCGTGATAACGATAACTTGAACCTGAGCGTTGAAGTAactttttgcacgaaaacacAAACCTTCCGTGCGGGTTCACCGTgagtggtgtgtggtgtggtctAAGAACTGAAAAAAGGGAACTCCGACGAGCGACAGACCACCCCGTTTCAAGTACCGTTTGCTTCTGAGGCAGATTTTTCCACCCGAGACTTTGAAAcacccgttccgttttttgGGGGCCAGAACGAGACACCTTCAACACGGGCCGCTTATCCTTTCGGCGATAGTTCCCTTGCACTCCTGCGCACATTTGTTATCAGACGACAGTTGTTGGGTGTGGACATGCGCAATGGCAATGTTTTCCGGACCATCTTTTATGGTTCGCAGGTTGACAGGTACCAGGATGTGTCCTGGTTCTCGTGGTACCATAAAATCTGTAACCACAGGGTTGAACTCCACGGTGGAATTCTTTGGAAATTGCAGGGCAAATATgcaaatacaaatacaaattttaCACAATCGTTATTCTAGAGACGCTAAAATGTTTATAAAGTCTACTCTGGAGTGCCTGATCGGAGAGATCGTGTGGATAGTTCATGTGTTATCACTCCATTTTTATCACTTCCCAATGTCATTGACCTTACCTTGACCTTGACATAGTAGATAATTATTGTTTacattattaaattgaattccgTAACGATATTCTATAACATTGAGAAGGTTTCAATTTCGGCCAGACAGTAATGTTATCAAACTAGAATTTTATGTGCTGCTGTAGAGAAACCCGGACCGTAAGAGCCGTAACTCAGTTTTACTTTCATCTACGGATGTTGGTATATTAAACCATGAATAGAAGATCATTAAACCTTTATTGCAATTATGATAACTGATAACTTCACCAAGGGTTTAACGTGATTTAAAAGAAATGGACGATGGAAGACAGATcttcattcaattttttaatataaGTAGATTAAACAGTAAAAAGTTAAGAACTTATTATTTTACAAGTAATTTAAATGCTTAATTTCAATATCCTAACATCTTTGTAAAGTATTGAGTAACAAAATTGAGTGATCAAGGTTTCGAACATGTAATGGCCAAGTGTCACAAATACCACCGTACGTCACTGTTAAAGAGTCAACGTGAACGATAATAGTACGTCGATCTGCACAGTCCAAGATCATCACACGCTTAAGTACATTTTAAGTGTACTATGAAGGGAAACTTCATAAAGTACCTACTTTTCTTCATAAAGTTCCAGTGTATTGAATATAGGTAAAGAGTTTTTCCACATCTTTGTCATGTAAATTCACCGCTTCTAGAAAAGGAGGAaaggagaaaaggaaaaaccattttcTATTAGTCAATCCGGATCCAGGCATACGCTGATGACATAGACATCATTGGTTTTCGGCTCTGCTACGTAGCAGATGCTTACCAAAGGATTGAGCTGGCGGAAGAAAACCTCGGATTGAAGATTAACGAGGCAAAACCAAGTTGATGGTGGCAACATCAGCGGCCCTGCTAACAAATCATAACTTTCGCATGGGTGATGTACAAATAGGTGACAAATAGGTCGTCCAAAACTTCACATATCTTGGGTCAAAAGTCAGAGCTGGGTCAAAACGAAGCTGGAGCTATGTAGAACTTATATCCAGTACTCACTTTCGCcactgagacatggactttgtccaataCTGACggaaccctcttagccgcgttcgagaggaagatacTCAGAGGGACTTTTGGCTTCATAGGTCTGGAAagacaatggaggagccgctacaatgacgagctctatgAACTTTTGGGACCTTTCTATCATACAGCGGGTTAGACTCGCCGGgttccggtgggctggtcacgtcatgggAATGACACCGAAAGACCCAGCCCGTTAAAttcttttaggtcgtccaaaTAGACAGAAGAGGCGAGGCGATGGCGATGGGGGAGTGATGGTGTTGATGCGGCAGACGAAGGCACTCGACCGTAagtggtttagaggactcctgcaacATGCCAAGATTGCGAAGCGGTTGTAGCGTCGGATAAGTAAGAGGCAACAAAAGTCTATCCATATTGAAGATTTATCTTGGGTAAAGTTGAGAATTATTAGTGTTGAGTGTTATTGGACGTCTTATTAAGTCATAATTGGCTGAAAGATTATTGTTACAGGCATCACAATGATCATAATCTATCTTAAGGATTATAACTTGATCGTTGAGTGTGAAGAGAAACAGACAAAAACACAATTGTTTCCCCCCAAATTATTAAAGATATCACTAGGCTGATTACCTGATGCTTCAATACTGCACTACTACTCCAACCGATATACTTCATAATCTGAGATTACTAGATTTCcagtacattttatttattcggGCTTTGCTATTGCTTTCACCAATAGCCCtattgccccccccccccaaccccccccccccccccccaaattCGAGAAGCAATATAGCGTTAGGTAAGCCTCTGAATATGGACGGATGAAAAGAGCCCAGCCAGTCACATTTTGAACTCAATACTTTTATACTTACTCAATGTTACTCAATAGATAACAGGAATTAGAAGGCTTGCTTTTGAGAGTCTTTAGGCTTGTCTAACTTTCTTTTTACCAGTAACTGAACATCTGTAGCACGATGCCAAGTCTTTAAGAACTTTTAAGGCTTATGTTATAGTTCATGTCTAGGATTTTATACGCTTTGGAATTAACTATTTTCCATTAAGTTGTTTAAGTGACTCACTACTTTGTTAAACGTTGTCAATTCAAAGGCATTAATAGTGGAAGGCGCCTCGCATCTATTCACATTCTCCGGTGTTTTATTGCCCTTCGTTGTACAATACACTGTTAACACGGTGTCGTTGAGAGTTACGACGTATTAGTACTCACCAACGCATACTGACCTTCCAAAACTTgtaccattcaacttgaactccCAAAACTCCTGCCCCAACATGACCTTTCTTGAACTTTGACAAAATTTTTGGTCACAAGAATATGCGCTTTTCCGGGTTTTCTTGTAGAACGCAAAAATGAACGAAGAGTCCCAGTAAAACAGTCACTTGTAATACCCTCAATAGGTCAGCTCTACGGGAGGTTATCGTGCCTAACCTTCCAAAAACTCCCAGGGAGCCCGCCGTTGGTTGACGTTTTTTtcgcaaacagcaaaaaaaagcacacaaacgcTTACCGACCGATTGCAGTTCCGTACTGATAGCTAGAATGACTgttttcctggtggaaacggTAGGGTGTCATCATTGGCTGCACAACAATCGCAACTATGCGAACGCTTGGAATGACAATACCTTCCACAGCTCCATGTATATATACACGCGCGACTCCACCATTGCTTTGTGTCTTTTGTACGGTGTTACTTTGTGTACATCCACGCTATTACATCTCCAACCATGAAGCTGTTTGCCATTTCTTTGGTTTGTATGGTTTCGATCGGTGTGCAAACTGTTTGTACGAAGTTGCTGTACAAAAATGTGGAAACGTTTGACTTTGATAACGAGCTGGATAGCCGCAACGATGAGCAGGGAAAGTCAAGATCCAATCGAACTCAGGAACGCATCAATCTTACCGTACCAGGTGAGGGTTGCTGAAGTTGTAAAGAGCTATTCCAGATgtatttattccatttttggGTTTGCACTAAGGCACTAAGTGGTGTGGACCGGGTAATACAGCAAGCGATTACGATGATCTTGGTTCAAACTCAGAAGTGGACAAGTGCTGTCGCGATCATGATCATTGTGATAATATTCCAGCCGGTGAGACTAAATATGGACTGAAAAATAACGATTACTTCACGAGGTACGAGGACGATCATGTTGGTGATCGTTTAGCGCAGAATACTAATAGCCTCTTCTTCCCATTGCCGCACAGGTTGCACTGCAAATGTGATCGTGACTTTCAGAACTGTCTGCGCAGCGTTAACACGACCTTCTCCAACAAGCTCGGCAACTTCTACTTCACCGTCAGAGATCAGTGCTATAAGAAACAGCACCCAATAGTGGACTGTGCAGAGCACACCAACAAGTAAGTTGGGTCACTGTTGTTGTGGCGAACTTCTTGCTCTAAAACACACTGTTTGATTGCTTTTCGTGTTTAGGGTGTTTCTTCGCCGTTGCGTACGGTACGTACTGGACGCATCCCGCAGTGACATGTGGCAGTGGTTTGATCTCCCGTTCTACGATGGCAACGTACTGGATGGATTTTAGACCATACGGGATAACGTAATGGGAAGCATATTTATTTTGTCCGGTATAATTAAACTTCCGACTCGTTACTGTATCACATCGTAAAGCTGTTCGATTCTTCTGACTGGGACGGAAATGCATCCACAACACAATATAGATAGATCTCGCTTTAGTGGGTAGGAAAGGGCACGTAACCGGTTAGGAATAAAGCAATCCACCTTCAAACCACCTGTGCCAGAGTGCCTTCTTCATTCGTTGACTAGATCCTTTAGAGCTAACATCTAgagtttcgtgttttttttgttttgtttcggagATATTCTTGAAGAGTTGTCTGAGCTCGTCTACTCGCTCTTGGTCTTCGTGTCCGCCAGGAACATATTGCGGAAGGTGGCCGTTTTGAACAGTGGCACCGAAAGGACGGCACCAACGCACGACCCAATCCAGTACACGATGATGTGCTCGAGCGCCGAATTACCGGCACAGCCCCACTTCAGTGCGGTGGCCAGCACGGGGTTGAAGTATCCGCCCGAGTAGTTGAACGCTGCAAATATAAAGATAGCTGTGCGTTACTTTCGTGACGGTAGCTTGACGATTCTTGTAGGATTTCCCTTTACCGGCAACCACTAGGCTGGTGCCGATGAACGAATCGACAAACGCGCCAAACCGGGCATCCTTTTCCGAGATCACCTTCGACGCCAGCCGGCAGCAGAGCGTGGCGAATCCTTCAATGAACGCACCAAGGTACAGGTTCACCTGGAAGAATGGTAGCGAAGTGGTCTTGCTAGAATTTGAGCTCTTTTAGCCCCAAACACACTTGAACCCACCTGAAGATCAGCTTTGCAGTCTTCAAAGGCACGGCCTTCGTGTGTTTCTGCAAGCTCTAGCCACCAGTACAGCTGCACGTAGCGGAATATGCAGCATCCGCCCATCAGCTGAGCCCATATCTTGAGAGCAGCCTCCTTGAAGCTGACTTCGCCTGGTAAGCAAATCATACAGAaggattttaatattttaaaatgaagTGAGCGATTTTAGCCTAAAAATCAAATGTTTCGATAATTTTGATGtatacgaaaataaaaaaaagtaagtaaagtaattttaaaatacataaatacaaaaattagATTAAAATAAAGTGTTATTATTGGGCTGCGGCCCACCGGTTCAGTCCAAGTGCATCGTTTGTCTTTGATTTTTTACTAACATAAAAGCATTCTAGTATGGCACCATCTCTATTTATTCGTTATTTTATgttctttttgttgtaaattttatttttttagaaGTTGAAGGAACTTTTATAttcttccgttccgtttttaAAGTTATTCTTACGTCTTTATGCTTTTTATCTACTCTTTTTCAGcatgatttttgttgtttcttttgattttttgttgcttatttTCATCAATATTAACTTTGTTACATTGCATTAAACATTCTTTTGTGCTTTTTACTAAATTTTCCTGTTTAGTTTGTTCCTTTAATTatggaattttcttttccactttcTATATTTCttgttatttgcttttttttgtttatttttttgtttttttgatcTCGTCACTTTCTGTTTGCAAACATTGcggaattttgtttttggttttgctcatAGAAAATAGCATTTATTTCCGCTTGGCAATGCTTTGGCGGCACGGTTTAGCAATACGCTTGCAAGCAGCTGATGGTGAAAgcagttaaaaataaattccccAAGTGTATGTTAGTGGTtggagttgttgtttttttggttcttctAAGATCAACCGCAGCAATTAAGAAATGTAAAGGATAggacaccttttttttgcttgtccCCGTACATTCCACGGACGCTTCTAGAGCACGCGAACAACATTAATGCGCCACAAATTTCCACTTCAATCGAAGCGATCGCGATTCGCTCACGTTTTGCTTATGTAACGGATCACACTAACCTTCGACTATCTGTTCCATATAGGTGTAGGGACAGGCCGTTGCCGAGCCCCAGTTGCGGCCCCACCAAATGGTGAGTGTGAACAGGAAGATGGCATACGTTGCGACGCCAAAGTTGTCCGCCACTGTAAAGAGCATGGGGACAAATTTGAGCAATCAGCGGGTTAGAAGAGGAAACACGTCTAGAAAACACGGTCCATTCCCATCCTCGTACCAATGATCAACTCGAAGCAACAGCCGCACAGTTCCGCTGCTGCAATCGCTTCAAATATTAAATCCTTCACCAGCCCATCTTTCGACAGCCGTTCGTTTAGCCTACGCGCGACGATCGCAAAAATGCAGGTCAATGCGATAAAAAATGCACTATATCCTAGCTGTTCGATGGTCGCCATCGTTCGATTGTATTACAGCACGTGTGTATTTTATCACCAGCACCACAATGGAGTAAGATGTTTAATAAGTTGTCGAAAATACTGCCACTATATTGCCACCAGCGACGGCGGCAGAGCGATGTTGCTCGCGATCTAGATCGGTCACCGTGCTTGACTGTCGCGTACggatgtaaaaataaactgcCAGACCAGACAACAAGACACACTTCGGCAAAGGTCTCTCCCCAATTTTTTGGCTATGCTGCTCCACCGGGAGGATCTTCTCCCAAGCATCGCGTGTAAACAGCCGGACCGAGAAGAAGACGCGAGTGTGCGTTGAGCGCATTACGAAGCTTCTAGCCGCGAAGGTGTTTATGTATTATGTTTAATGCACCACTATGATGATgcgtttttatgtttcacgATCATATGTGATCGTAGTTCGTTCGTTTGAGTTGTAGTGAACGTGAGCGAGCACACACCAATCGTTTCTTCGTGCATGTGTTGGTTTGGAATTAGTTTCATGGtcaaacaaaattattgcGCTATAGCTCAATTTGCGAAAGCATTGAAGGACGTTCACGTTGCGTACAGCCCAATTTCTCACTATGATTGTAatttttactgttttgttttatttttaatcgtttatttattcagagCACACAAAGTTTTGGGAACAAGCACTGAATTAGCCACAACACATTCTGAAAtttcaaatgcaaaacaatcaaactttTATATATTTACGAAAGATGCTGTTAAATTACTTATATTGTTGGAAAAATTATGCAAGTGATTATGATTCTTAAAAAAACGCCAATATTTCGTTAGTAATTTTTATAGCTTCATACAGCCTAATATCTTTTATCAAAAACTACAATttacaacgaacaaaaaataaggaaaCCACACCACTGGCGGTAAAATTGCGCCAATTGAACTGCTAGACCAAAATATTACGCAAATCGTGCAGTTTCCACACAGCGCGAATGTGCGGCACCGCAGCCCAACCACGGCAGAAAGAGATGGCTATATACAGTTGTTTTGATACACAAACAACGTCGGTTGAGAGCGCTGTCACTTGCGGTGTTGTTTTCGTGCCGATCGCTATCAGTCTGTTCTTCCCAACATTAGGCACAAAAGAGGGACTATTTTATGGCCTATAAGATTAAAGTTTATTAGAATAAGGAGCGAGTTTTTGTGTGGAATTACATATTGGATCGAGAGGAGTTTCGATACCGCAATATGATCATCACTTCATCAAGCGGATTAATGTGTTAATGCGCAAATTTCGACCACCTGGTCCCGTGGCGGCAGTGTGTAGTGTCTGGAAGATTGTACAAGACCACTTTATCTCTTATCAGCCGTGTGCTTCATCGTGCAAGGTGAAAACATAAACGATATTGCTTGGTTGATTTTGTAGTGCGTACTTGACCAAACACCGCAGTACTTACGTACACGCGTACCCCGGAGGACCGGTTCTATTTACGCTTACAATACACAGGTGCCCAAATTGGATGATACAGCAGCTTCGCATAAACCGGTTTTTGACCCAGCAACCGAACCGAATAGTGCAGAATGTTTGCCAGACGAATTCTTTCCCCAACAAACTGGTTAGTGGAAATCTGTTTAACATAAAAAGAACCCCCGAACACGTTCATTActtttctgttctttttttaggAGACATTTACTGCAATTTTACTCTTGTAGAGTGATCTCTGTTGTTGATGGCAATGCAACGAATGACCCAAAAGGGCAAACATGGATGCAGAAAGCATTACTACACCACCGGCAGCATCAATCAGGCGGTAACCGGTCAACCGATAGCATTTCATCGTTATCAGCGACAGCCGTCATCTTGGGTGGATCATTGTTGACATATTTGATAAGCGAAAAGATAAGTACGTCATGCCTGCCAATCTTTACTGTGAGCGTGCTACCACCGCTTTCCCTTTCTTTACGCCTGTTCATTGGGGGTCGCGTGGCACTCAGTTTGGATAATTAAACTTAACAAACTATGTCCTCCTCTAGAGAAGGATACGCCACATGTCTACGCAAAGGAAGATTCCCTCGACGCGATACGCAAAGCACACGATACGGTGCGGAAGGATCTCCCAGAGTACACGATGGATGAGATCGTGAAGCACAACGCACCATCCGCCGGTATTTGGGTTACGTACGGTGTCGGTGTGTACGATATAACGTCCTTCGTCCCGAAACACCCGGGCAGCGATAAGGTGATGCTTGCGGCCGGTGGAGCGATCGATCCGTTTTGGCACATCTTCCAGCAGCACAACACGAAAGAGGTGCTCACGCTATTGGAAACATTCCGCATAGGCAATTTGCGACCGGATGATGTGGTGGGCACGAAAGATCTGCACGATCCATGGTCAGCGGAACCGAAGCGTCATCCCATTTTGAAACCGGCCACACTGAAACCCTTCAATGCGGAACCACCGGCATCGGTTCTAGTGGATAGTTTCGTGACGCCGAAGTAAGTGGCTTTACCACCGGGGTCACCTAATTATCACTCTAGCTAACAATCGCTTTCTTTTTAGTGAATTTTTCTACGTACGAAATCACCTGCCCGTGCCGGAAGTGGACATAAAGGCGTACGAGCTCGAGCTGGAGAATGAAAAGACGGGCAAGAGCAAAACGTTCCGGTTTGCCGATCTGGTCAAATACCCGAAGCACACCGTTACGGCCACGATCATGTGCGGTGGCAATCGGCGCAGTGAAATGATGGATGTTAAACCCATCAAGGGGCTGCCGTGGGGAGCATCGGCTGTGGGGAATGCCGAGTGGACCGGTGCCCGACTGTGTGACGTTTTGCGCGACATGGGTGTGCGGCCGGGCGATGAAGCAGGGCACGTACAGTTCGAAGGGCTCGATACCGATCCAACCAGCACACCGTACGGTGCGTCCATCCCGTTGGCAAAAGCAATGGACCCACGGGGTGATGTGATTTTGGCGTACGAAATGAACGGGCAACCGTTAAACCGCGACCACGGCTATCCGGTGCGCGTCATCGTACCGGGCGTAGTGGGATCGAGGAATGTGAAATGGTTGGGAAAGATCGTTGTGTCCCGTAACGAAAGTGCCTCGCATTGGCAGCAAAACGATTACAAATCGTTCAGTCCCAGCACGGATTGGGATACGGTGGATTTTAAGAGTGCACCGGCTATTCAGAACATGCCCGTTACGTCCGCGATTTGTACGCCAGCAAGTGGAGAAACGGTGACGGTTGAGGATGGGTACGTGACGGTGAAAGGGTACGCATGGTCTGGCGGTGGTTCCGAGATCGTGCGTGTCGATGTTACCGCGGACGGCGGTAAAACGTGGATCGTGGCAAAGCTGGACGAAAGTGAACAGGGTACGAGCCCGGGCCGTCACTGGTCGTGGTCGCTATGGTCGGCAAAGGTACCGATCCGGGCGGGCCAAACAGGACCGATCGAGATCGTGTCGAAAGCGGTCGATAGCAATTACAACACGCAGCCGGAATCGTTTGCCAACATCTGGAACTTGCGGGGTGTGGTTGGCAATGCGTACAGCCGGGTGAAAGTTAGCGCTAAATAACACTGCCAAGCGTTGCTAAAGGGATCTGCTGATAAGAACTGAAAGGGAATGGGAAACCGAAGCAACTGATTGCAGAACAGCCTTGTAAAGGGAGTTTAAAACAAGCAAGGAATCAATTCTCAAACTACGATGACTAAACTATGTGGCCATTATAATAAACTAAGACTAAACTAAGAGGTCATTATATGGCACGAATGGTTTTCTAgagattgtaaaaaaaacaatcaaactcaTACATTTATTATGtggttttttaaatgtataaaCCACTTACCTAGTAAGTGTTGTTAACAGAATGCAGCTCAGCTGCATGGGAAACGCAATGTGTAATGCATGTgagattttgtttcgtttacgGTGATAAtaaacaatcgaaaaaaatgtatgatttTGCATTTCTTAATGGGAAATCAGATttcttaactttttttttcaatttcatttctttgAAAACATACTTTTAGGACGCAAAAACAGTTATAAAATAGCTAGCGCTGTAGGAgccatttttaatataaagaAAATAGGCTACGTAAAAtgacaaaacatttaaaacatttttaattcgAACGAACAGGTTTTGAGTTATGATGTCCTCCAACTTTGATGTGCTGCAGAACAGTAAGCAATAAATTTGTCGAATTGGGCTCAACAGGGCTAGAGACCTGCTATTGTTTAGCAATGGCGATCCAGTTGGTCACTGGAATGACACCGGAAGACCACGCAGACAGACAGAGGCTTGGTAGACCGAAATTGAAAAAAGTGTTGGAGTTGATGCCTCAGTCAGATGGACCGATACAATCGATTAGATTAATCGTGAGCGGTTCAAGGAACTGCATCTCGTTAAGCAGTTGTACTCCATTCTGACGGTTCCAAAGAGCCAAGAGACGGagggaaataataaaaagagtTCCTTTGAACTCTAACAGCAGATAATGTTCGCCTTAAAGATGTTATATTctcaaacaacaacactaaGAAAGCATGCGGCAGGGCAACCTTGTGTATCGTTCgttatcgttttattttgcaacgaagaatgaataaaaaaaaaacactggcTAAATTTCCACTTCATTCGTTTCCCTATATTTACCCTACACATTCTGCACTCTGCGATCGAAGAACGGAGAACAGAAAATAGTCGAAAATGTAATACATACTTCCGCAAACATTTCTGTTTCCTGCACTACTCTAAAACGGCACCATTGAACGTGCCCATATCGattgcaacagaaaaaaaaaatgttgtaatGCATTAGCCTGCCGAACGGGGTGGATGATTCTGTTTATATTAGTAATAATAGGAGAAGTTATTCACCATCAACCCTTTTAACGCTTCCAAATAAAATGCTCTACACCCTCCTTCTCTCTATTGCAAAACTATccccgtttgtttgttttgtgcaacTTGCATTAAATGTAAGCCAAATCTATTGACATTGGCGGGATGCAGAGAGGAGCGCTGCTCCAGGATGTGAAAAGGAAGGTGTACGATTAAGACTACAGATAACAACTACGCATTTTACATGCTACACACACCCATCACTCTTGTTGCGAATTGATAGTGTGTGTATAGTAAACGACGACGACCGTtgccaaccaaaccaaaacgtTGATAAGCTGCTGCAAACAGTTCACTGGGTCTTGAGGAAGATCATGGAACAACGTTCTTCCACCGGGAGACAGCATCGACGAAGCCACGCTTCACAAACGCCAGCTAATGGATGTAAACTAATAGCCTTCCACAGACGGTTTATTCTGTTCAGGTTTATTAGTTGCTGTAACGAATTCTCCCGCTTGTTGTGATGACCACTGCACTACTTATGCGATTTTTTGTGTCTAAAGAATATGGTTGTTGCAAATGTGAGTCTTTCCCTTTGTTACGGTAGGTAGAGTTTTGCTAATTTAGTTTTTGTTCTCCTTCTTTTCGGCTTCCTCTGAACCGCTGCCGCTGCTTccactactgctactgctgccgcTGCTCTCACGTTCCGACGCCATCTGTTTTATGGATAaaatttggcaaaatattCACAGTTAGATAATGCACATACATTCACCGGATTCAGTACTGTGCGCTATTTACCTTTTTGTATGCCATTTCGAACAGCTTCAACGATGACTGCTGCAGGGCACTGGTCGTTTTGCGAACTTCTTCCGGATCTGCTTCTTCCTTGTTTGCCAAGATTTCCCGCACCTTTGCAATTTCTTCCCGGAGCTTATCGCACTGTGTACAGATAAAACCGAAGTAATCAATTAGTAACGAGCAACGAATTGTGGCACACATAAGAGTAGGAGATATATTGGTAAAATTggtttttgataaataaaaaccatatGTCAATATAAAAAAGGGAACCCTTTCCATTGCCTATCATTGGATGTTAAGCTATTTGTACAAAAACACATCCATGTGATACACACTGTAGCGCACTGAGAGCGTCAGCTTACCTCTTCCTTTGGCAGCTGGTCTTTGAATTCTTCCATCTTCGTTTCCGTATCGTGCACGATTCCTTCCGCCTGATTGACAGCTTCGATACGGTCCTT
The Anopheles moucheti chromosome 2, idAnoMoucSN_F20_07, whole genome shotgun sequence genome window above contains:
- the LOC128309400 gene encoding phospholipase A2-like, with translation MKLFAISLVCMVSIGVQTVCTKLLYKNVETFDFDNELDSRNDEQGKSRSNRTQERINLTVPGTKWCGPGNTASDYDDLGSNSEVDKCCRDHDHCDNIPAGETKYGLKNNDYFTRLHCKCDRDFQNCLRSVNTTFSNKLGNFYFTVRDQCYKKQHPIVDCAEHTNKVFLRRCVRYVLDASRSDMWQWFDLPFYDGNVLDGF
- the LOC128309401 gene encoding aquaporin-11 isoform X2 produces the protein MATIEQLGYSAFFIALTCIFAIVARRLNERLSKDGLVKDLIFEAIAAAELCGCCFELIIVADNFGVATYAIFLFTLTIWWGRNWGSATACPYTYMEQIVEGEVSFKEAALKIWAQLMGGCCIFRYVQLYWWLELAETHEGRAFEDCKADLQVNLYLGAFIEGFATLCCRLASKVISEKDARFGAFVDSFIGTSLVVAAFNYSGGYFNPVLATALKWGCAGNSALEHIIVYWIGSCVGAVLSVPLFKTATFRNMFLADTKTKSE
- the LOC128309401 gene encoding aquaporin-11 isoform X1, whose protein sequence is MATIEQLGYSAFFIALTCIFAIVARRLNERLSKDGLVKDLIFEAIAAAELCGCCFELIIVADNFGVATYAIFLFTLTIWWGRNWGSATACPYTYMEQIVEGEVSFKEAALKIWAQLMGGCCIFRYVQLYWWLELAETHEGRAFEDCKADLQVNLYLGAFIEGFATLCCRLASKVISEKDARFGAFVDSFIGTSLVVAGKGKSYKNPIFIFAAFNYSGGYFNPVLATALKWGCAGNSALEHIIVYWIGSCVGAVLSVPLFKTATFRNMFLADTKTKSE
- the LOC128296942 gene encoding sulfite oxidase, with protein sequence MFARRILSPTNWRHLLQFYSCRVISVVDGNATNDPKGQTWMQKALLHHRQHQSGGNRSTDSISSLSATAVILGGSLLTYLISEKIKKDTPHVYAKEDSLDAIRKAHDTVRKDLPEYTMDEIVKHNAPSAGIWVTYGVGVYDITSFVPKHPGSDKVMLAAGGAIDPFWHIFQQHNTKEVLTLLETFRIGNLRPDDVVGTKDLHDPWSAEPKRHPILKPATLKPFNAEPPASVLVDSFVTPNEFFYVRNHLPVPEVDIKAYELELENEKTGKSKTFRFADLVKYPKHTVTATIMCGGNRRSEMMDVKPIKGLPWGASAVGNAEWTGARLCDVLRDMGVRPGDEAGHVQFEGLDTDPTSTPYGASIPLAKAMDPRGDVILAYEMNGQPLNRDHGYPVRVIVPGVVGSRNVKWLGKIVVSRNESASHWQQNDYKSFSPSTDWDTVDFKSAPAIQNMPVTSAICTPASGETVTVEDGYVTVKGYAWSGGGSEIVRVDVTADGGKTWIVAKLDESEQGTSPGRHWSWSLWSAKVPIRAGQTGPIEIVSKAVDSNYNTQPESFANIWNLRGVVGNAYSRVKVSAK